The DNA region gaaaataaatattttataataaaaaaatgatcttTAAGGTTcgaatttaagttatttttatagattGAGGCTCAAACTTTGAAATGTACCCTACATAGCTCAAATTAACACAATCAAActatcataaattttaattatttaagactTTAATGAACCCGTCTGTCTTTTTATCTTaacctaatatttttattttctcaactAATTTACGACatgtaaacaaaataacaattatttctTTTCCGATTTTCAACTATTCTCacacatcatatatatatatatatattaaacatttaaactGCATTCAATAATTTGAAACACATATATCCGAAAATTACTCAATTACACAAGTGATGTAGTTTCAAATGTCAGTAagaaaacaaatacaaaatttatatttattcaaatatttttaaatattttattagattatatattttttaattatacaaacctgatttaacaaattagaatatataaattaaaaaaaaaatcaattcaaaaataatacgTCCAAAacgtatataaatattattcatttataaacatgacaaattaattagaaaaaataataatatattataataagaaatatatttttgccCATTTGgaccaaatttaaaattttgataattaaaattacattttgaaACAATTTAATGTGGAGTTTCATCTAATAAAAATGATCTAAATTTGACCCACTATTTAGATTTTTCTTATTGTTACTGTTTtgtttgttattatattttcttttatggaGCCCACTagctataaataaaaataaattgaaagaagaaataaaTACAAGTAAGACCACTACTCGTAGTCCAAGGACGTTAGATTTACCGTGGTGCGTGGCACGCAATgaattatataactaatatcCACAAGTGGCAGATTTTTATGATgacttttttttagaaaattcaaaaatttatatgaCGTAATTAATGGTCTATTTTCCCAAAAGATTAAACCTAAGCTGTaacaagaaaatattatattatatggtaAGTTAAACTTTCTAAGGttaagtaaattaaattaattcatttaaatatgttatCAAACTGATTTACTgtgaatatgaaatatatatatttcagcgACAAGAGAGGAAACGACAAAATGTGATATTTGAATGAGATGCTAAAGGGTATGCTAGAGGGTGATATTATTTATCATCTATTCTTTAATTGAATGTTATTGAAGTTTAGATTTaatcattcaatatattaagTGTTTATTACACCGTCATTCATTTTTCAAACTTCAGTTTGTCCAACACAATGTCGTCAACGAAAACCTGCAGATTAGGTGACGCAATTGGcgatattttttctttccattgTCATTTTTAGTTTTCAACTGTATAACATTAAAATTGAAacaattattttgtgtattacttaattatttgatatgGGTAAATATAATGTATTGGTTTTGATAGGTGTTTTTGTGACagatataaaattttcattaagaTATTTCTTGTGGATTTAAGAAGCAAGAAACATATGAAGTggttaaaacttttatatatccaatattttaaatcttttaatagACTAGTAAATATACTTTTTAAgagaaacaatatatttttggtCAAATATGATTGATTCTTCTAAAGtgcatttatttttagattttgtttatatattaaattcgaAGAGTTGGATATCACATGTTCaactaattcatattttttttataataaacagcatgttatatttgtcaaaattcagttcaacataattaaaacaaaacatatcagtacaaattttgattttttttaaaatgtaatacTACAATCCATAGTTTTGAAATTCGATCCGGTCATCAACCCGATGAAGGGATTGAATCACTGGGTTACTGGTTCAACTGGTGGGTCAACGTTTAACCattgagttttatataataataaaataatataaaataacaaaaattcatcaaattgtttatacaataatagtcaaagtagagatcaaaattcaaaatattattttggaatGAATGCCTCTATTAGGgacaacacaattaaaataaacacaaactcTTAAGTCATAGATCAATTACTAATTATTCGTAAAACGTTTGCACCATTCACCAAAATCAGTCGCACCAAAATCATCACCAACATCAACAATCATTTCATTGCCTTCAATAGAGACATCAATACTGTTCCATTCATCTTTTTCTCCAGAATCTAGTTCATTCAAGTTTACAATCtcaaaatttgtatttaattacaacaaaaatttacaaaatgaaattttaataatatatattattgtcaaTTTTTTCTAATTCAACTTGCATATACATTTCATTCTCTTCATCTCTCAAATTTTGTCTCTAGTGCTCATTTGTTTCGTACataattcttttctttttaacttctatttttatttatttatttcatatctCACTGTGCACTAACTTTAGTAAAAGTTGCAATCTCCCCTTTAACATCCGCGAGATGCTTTTTAAACCAATGAATACTCCCACCATTTATCAATTTCTGCAATAGAGACAAATGAGTCTCTTTTCATTCTTATTAATTACCGAGTTTTCTCTATAATGAGCCCATGCATGATCAGTTTTTTATAAGTTTGAGATTGTACACTTAAGAATTTAGTGTTGCGATCTGTTGGTATTTCTCCAACAGAATCCATGATCAAATTACACATAAAAAGATAATCTAGAGACCTAATAATCACTATATGAAGTATGaacatcaaaataatattaaactacTGTCATCAACTATATGAAGTATGAACCTTAAAATAAGCCAAATTTTGACAAGAAAATGATAATAACTTAAAAGAAGTTGAAATAAAAGAGACTTAACTGGATTATGCGAGGGACAAAGCTTCAAATCAAACTACAACCTCTGATTTTTGGATAACTATGATTTTATCTAGAGAAGAAACTAAGTTTAAGTTATGACTTACAATGTCaccttaaatcatttttttagtcTAATAAAAGCGGAATCAGCTGGTTCAGGTAAGATGTGGAGTTTGAGGTGAATGAAAGAGTTTGTCATTCTTAGGCCTTATtggattgagatttttttaaaaaactagagagagaaaaaaataatgattggtgatgattttgagaaggtgatgattatttttggtaaaaaaatttaaatggtattgataaatatgaataaaataaaaaataataatttaaaatagagggtattttagtattttggttaatgaaatgagtgatgtgattgctgagaaatgattgattggaaaattaattttggataaattttttaaaaaactcaaagagAACACGACTTTAGTGTCTAGAACTAGAAATCGGTATATCTATCAACATGAAACTAGAAATAGGTAAACCCAATGAGAACCAAAAAACGGGAAGAAGGAAACTTAGATAGTGATAAGtgagaaataaaataagtgattttttcttttaaaaataggATAAACCCATTGGATTAACCCGGACTGCCAGATTTCCAGTCCAGCCGACGGATTGACCGAGTTTAACTAAGTTGATTGTATTTCCAATTTTTTCAACAACCCAACTCGATTTGACGACCGATTCATCGGGTTTGCCGATGGACCGGTTTCAAAACTATGTTACAACGTTTAAAATAGTTTACAACAAATTTTATCACAGAAAAAAATTGTAACATAATCATGATTggataagtaaaaatattttattgtaacaTAAACAAACTTGCTACTGTAATTttgtatgttatattattaacatatttcatctatatataattttttttttatttttcacttaatctaaataaatatttatatttaatagttattttgagccatacattttttaattatcaattataataaaaatggtaACAATTATGATTATACTTTTCAAACATATTAAGCATCTAGAACTATTAAGTCTTCAACTATTTTTGGACTTTTAGTGAatcattttgtcaaattatttttgcaacTAAATTTGAAACTACATCAACTATTCAAATATGCAATTACCCACCaaattagaatataatatttggctaaaatatttacataataacAATTTTGTGTGTAACTAATAAACTTCACAACTATTTTACAACTTTTTGAAACTGAAATACAAACTACTAATCGAGTTTACAacttttacattaattatttcaatGCATTATCCGGTTCGATCAAAAACCTATGAAACAATACATGATGATTCATTTAGAAACTgattatttttctcaatttcttaACACGAAAATAACATGTTAACTTTGAGTAATTAATCAATatcatcaatttaaaatattaaaacgaATAAACTCTATAATGGAAATGCGACAACTATAATTGCATCAGCATGCACAAAGTTGTAAGGTAGGTCCATATGTGCCAGATTGATATTTTGTGCACATCAGAagatataaagaaataaatgtgTCTTGGCCAACATTctgaatatataaaataatgaaaatataatacactctatttgtttttcattttaataatcaGTAGACAACCCAAAGAAAAACACCCCACTTGAATAAACATATATTCTGTGTTTTTACAAGGTAAAGATATTGGAAACAACTCTTTCAACTTAATTTCATATCCAGGTGTGGATCTGGCTGAGATCCTGTGTTTAGAAACTTAGTGTATTCGAACCATCTTTGGCCCAAATACATGATGTTTGATAAAACCGAAAATTAAGTGTTAGCTATGAACTGAAATCTAAGGCCTGTTCGGtagtgggttatttaaaaagtaattattgtAGATGATTTTGAGGGAGTGGagatttttttgacaaaaagacttaaagagtattaaattattaatatataatgataaaataaaaataaaaaatttaaatagagggtattttagtaattttgttaattaattgagtgatgtgattgatgaaaAGGGAGTGAAATGATGTTAGACTAggttgagattatttaaataattccaaCCGAACAAGGCTTAAGTGTCGAAATAGTTAAGTgtccaaaaatataaaactgaaaagaccaaataaaaatatctgaatttccagttattatatgtattattgaattttaaCCTTATAATAACGAAATTTGGTTAATTTATACGGTTAAAGTTGTCATTTGTATATTTTTACTACATTATCGAGTTAAGTCATTCATAACTTTACCAAATTAAACCAGActttctaacttatttttttagctTAATTGGAGctgaatctaaataatttagtgATATTAGAAAACAATTAGCAAATGgactaaattcaaataagcacttaattttttatattaagtaatatattttatcgaGCACCGCCTAGGCAGATAttcctttttttaaaatttgaagaagtTATCAATATACCCCATAGTCATGCCCCCCTCCCCCCACTTCAACTTTTAAGGCATCCTTAATGGGAATTGAACATGAGATCTTTGGTCTCTTAAGCAGACTCTTTCCACTTAAGCTACCCTAGGAAAATACACCTAAAATAAAGTATTTGCAATATAATTGTTATTTCAGACGAAGACAGATTGGGCTGGGTGACTTGGTGAATAGGTGAGGGATCAAGATAAGAAAATCGTTTTGAAAAGCTATCAATACCCCCCATAGTCATGGCCCCCCACTAAAGTTTGTGATAATCTAACGATTGAATCATCTGACGGGAGGGCGTTTGAAGATGGAGAGATTTCTAGTGTATCCCAGCCAACCACACCTTTTATTCCAAACATATTGGATctgtattaaaaaattcatgGGTTGTTTCTCATCTATGTATCGATTCATATCCAAATACAAAAGTGTTTCATTCTACTAATCAAATATGCATACTCGGACAAAAAAAAGTAGTTATTAGATGAAACCACATACTTAATAATACAGGCAGAGTCTCCAACATTTGCACATTGAGCAAAGTAGTTTTCACGATCATCGGCCCAAACCAAAAGCAAGGTCGCCGTGCACCCCTAAAAGATTTAAAGAAGTACCATCATAAACAAGACATGAAGTGGCACCAAAAAAAGTTAAACAGTTCAAAATCCTACAAAAGATTAAATCAAGTTGGAACAGTTAAAAAACCTCGTAATAGTGATCCAAGCATGCTTCTGTTTGCGAAAACGCATCACGGAGAACATCTGAGGCATCACCTTGCGATAGAACCCTCTGCCTTCTGAACGGATCTGACAAGATACTTGACACCTTCTCAGGTAGTAACCTATAGCAAAACAACAGAAGAAATCACTTTAGTGCAAACAGCCTCTGTGAACAGAAAATTGGAAACCATCTTTAAGAGCAGTGGAACTTCTAAGAAGAAAGAATTGATAGTAGGAGACTAACTTGCTAGCAGAAACGGCAGCACTTTCTCCACCATGTCCATCACATATACCAAACACTCCAAACTGCATTTTATCAAGCAAACAACACCTTTTTATATAGCCATGTAAGATATTAGGAAAGACGCTCAAACTTGAGAAATCCTAAACCTGATCAGCCCCAGCTAGGGGCCACCTGTAATAGCACACATCTTCCATTGGCAACTTTTTTCCTCCTCGACGTGCCGACATTGGGTCTGAAGCGACACCAAGGCCGAATGGTTTTTGACATTCAATCTCAGATGTAATCTGAACCTGGAATAATGTGATATGAAGTAGAGATTAGTGTTTAAAATGACAATCACACGATGTGTCAAAGTGTGTGTAATTAGATAGTTAGAGATATAGTTAGTAGATTAGTTAGTACTAATAGTAGTTAATATGATAGTTagttagtctagttggttagaATAGTAGTATACATAAAATGCAACGTAACCAGTTAGAATATAGAATAATAATGATGAATAAGAAGATAGTAGTTCAGTCTGTTTCTCTCCTCCATCTCTAAAGTGTCTCACACCCTGTTCTATCTGAAAGTCTCAATTCTCGTCCCATTctcttaaactaaaaataatactattaatttGTGGACCCCGTGTAGTATTGGCCCTTTAAAAACCCTAGTCTCCATTCTGTATCAATAGTCCCTCCTAAAAAGACACTTGACCTCGAgtgttgaaaaaaatacaatcttCCTCAATCAAAGACAATTCTGAAATTATCCTTCGTTTTGAGCATCATTGTCCAGCAAAAGCAAGATGAATTAAAGGAAATATGTGGTCCAACTCCAATAGTACAAGCTGAAAAACTCTTTGAAAATTGGAGCTTTTTCAACAGTTTGatctaacatattaaaaataccAATTGTTCATTTGCATGATTTAGCACAAAAAAACTAGGTTTGCGAGAACTCTTAAACATGTTGTAGTGGTCAAAGAAAGATCATCAGAAGTCTCAACAATGGTAGCGACTCCATTCAACGTCTCAACAATAGCAATTGCAAGAGGGGCTGTTTGTATCTCTAAGTAGTCTTGTGGAATAATAAATGAATGTAGAGCCAACAATTCATTTGATTCAACACATGCATCTTCAATTAGGACATTCTCTTCTACCCTCATGTCCAGGACTCACTCTTATTTCTAGTTATCCAACTTGATTTTGTCCATTAGATGCTTCAAGTTACCAATAATAGTATGTATCTTTTGAAGATCGACATGATAATAAAATCGTTTACAAACCACCAACCTTTTGAATTCAGTCTAACAAACATGTTCAATCTCTAATTCTTTGGTATACCAAGTTAATGTTTGACCATCTAAATGTCTGACAACTTTACTAACCCTGAAACGAGAAGGTAGCTTGTTTTCTTCAAAGATTTCGTTCATACTTGCAATCAAGAGATGATATGTGAATAACGAGGTAATTCCAGTTCCTTCcaatacataattttttgttctttttatcTCGTAAATGAAAACAGAACTAGAACAATAGCAAAGGCATAAGTGCAAGAATTGAAAGCTCTTATACCAATGATAGAGTTCAAACAGTCTAGGGTTTAAACAATCCAAGAAAAGGAGGTGAGAAGCAAATATAAATCAAGACGAGAAGTATAGAGTCTTTCataatttcattcaataatcaCAAGTTCTAACTTAGATATGTTTTTATACTAATCTAATCCGAAACTGAAAAGGAAAATACtatcttaataaatttgaaagataAATATTATCCTAATAAACTAATTATCTTCTTGTATTAGTATCTGATTAGGTTTTAGTTCTATAAAAAGGGCCGTAGACTTTTATGAAATTAATCAATCTTTTGAGAAGTATTTTCCAGTTTCTCCCCAATTCTAGGGTTTTCCCCTTTCTCCATTAAGTTCTATAACCAGATATAGGTTTTGTATCATAATGATagatcaaataaacaaatatagacatctaaatataaaaatattaaaaaccagTGCATGTTTGGTGGTATTCACATTTTCTACTGATATGAGAAGCAAATACTTGCATGTCAAACTTTATGTAAAAATAGTATAACATGCAAATCTTCAGATGATACAAATTAACCAATTAAAACTGTTTTCCTTGCAGATTAATAAAGCATAGTGATTTTGCACCTCATTATTGTGTGAAGGTATTTTCAGGGGTAAATGAAGTACGAAGAAACCAAATCTTATAGTAGTCTCAAACAGAAGCAAAAAATGGAGTAATATATTTTCTTGGTCGCATAAATGTAACATTTTGCTGAACAGGTTGTATTAAGTCAACATAATTCTTGGTCGcagaaataaaataagaaatagtATAATGTCTAGCTAAACATAAAGTCAATAGAAGAGTAATATGGTATGAAAGTGCAGGAAATTGATTGGTTAGTTTAAGGGGTGGCGAATATATTTGTACCAATTTAACAACGAGTTATCTTTTACCATTTTCGAatactttacatatttaaaccAACTTTGATATTGACCAATCAATTTGGACAATTAACattcaaagaaaaatatttaggGTTTTTCATTGGAAAAGAAGACTATAATAAGAAAACATTATACTTACAAGTACTTTTGTGCTTGTACCAAAAGTAATGATGTCTCCATTACCAAGTTCAACTGGATCACCCCATTGTCTGCTTTCTGAATCAGGATGATGTATTGACAAGGAATTCAAGAATGTACCGTTTAAGCTTCCCAAATCCACTAGCTCCCATTTAAATTTCTGATCCAATAATTTGAGCACAAATGAGcaaatttcaaaagaaagaaaCCATTTGCAAGTGTGAGATGGTAAGCGACGATTACATTTGAATTCCAGTTTATCATTGCATGCTTCCCTGAAATTTCTGAATCCTTCAGCAAGATTTCACTGGGAGCCACCCTCCCTAATGTCAGAGGAAGCCTTGAAGAATTTGTCGACTTTATTGAAGAATTAAGCCCACGAGAAGGACCAGATATTGCCTCAAGAGTGAGATTACTTCCTATAAATCCTGCGCGTCTAACAGAAAGATGTGATGGCAtgtttgtatattaaaaataatcataatggAGTATTGATCCCTTTTTGTTTCAATTCATGTCATTGTAggaattataaatttgttttgcAGTACCTCTGGATCCAGATTCCTTAATGCTAGCATTTCCCGATAATTTTGATTCAGGAATTTGACCTTCCTTTTTCACACGGTTCTGTTCTTCAGCCAATCGATTGGCCACCAATGGACGTCTGAGTGTCGCATTAATACCATCATCAGAAGATTCAGAAATTACATCCAGAATAAAACTCCCGCCTGTAAGGAAATCGTAAGGTATAGTTTAACTACACAATTAAATCAAGAATAGAACACTATTCAAATAGCTAATGAAAAATCCACTATACTTTGCGATAACTGTGAAGTGGCTGATGCAACTTGTTTGGAAACTTTATCCGAATGTAGTGAACTGACATGGTTATCAGTTGCTTGATTTCCGCCTAGAAGTGTATAATTCCCATCAAAGTCATTCCTTTGATGATATTGTGGCAACCTCAGATCATCCGAAACAAGTGGCCTTTCAATATCGTCACCCtacaaaaatgaaatgaaaattaaagATCAGAATTCAGATCAATCCTATAAATGAAATTCCCAAATGGGTTTTGGAGAGATCATCTAGGAACGAATATAAATGGTGATTTGACTTGCCAACAACAACCCAATTTATCAATCAACCCTATTTTACGCATGAATACTTGATGCATAAGTTAAAGCAAACACAAGCATTACACTTTTATAGTATTACAGAATCCACCAGTTGATCAGTGAGTTGGGTAATAAAGGGAGAAAAACGTGTGAAGGTCAAAGCTTTCAATTTGAACACATAAGGCAAACATCAGCTGAGAAGGAAGTTAAGCTATTGAAACAACAACGATGGAACACAACCCTTGAGAGTGTTCTTGTGAGATCGGGAAAAACAAATGATGGGTAGGATGAATCTAAAGAGATAGAGGGAGAGAGCGTACGATTGGGGGCGAAGAGGCCTTGATGGTGCGAGTGCGGGAGGAACGAGAGAAGAAACGCCATGGCTTGCAGGCAAGGAGAACGAGGAAGAGAATCAGGAGCAGCATAAGGAGGATAAACCCACCAACAATAATGCCATATAGCACCGTCTTCTCCATTGGCCCTGGTGTGATGAGATGAGAGGTAGAATgaacagagagagaaagagagaggagagagaaagacaGGGAACCCCCCAAGGTCCCGGCGAACGAGATGAACGCTTTGAAATGGtcgcatttattttgtttgttggCCATTAACCTTTTCTtcttacactttttttttcattatcaaaataaaaaaaaataaaaaaattctgattcatctcaaatttgtctaataatattgtaaatattttaatttatttattttttattgaggaattggtcaaattaaaaaaaaattattggagATAGGTTTGAGAATTCTTATttcaaactttataaattttgtcTCTTTAATATGAAAGTTATACCAAACGAGATTTTACTTTCATTGttgttttaaatattgttaatttattatttaagtgttatttataaataaataaatacaagatatatgtcactaatttaactatcaaatttCAACGAATAAGAGTTTTGACTATCGATTCTTTAAAATTCGGGAATCAAAATCCTTAATTCGCATAAATTTGATGATATAATTTAAGGGTGTAAGTAATCATTCAAACTAAATCGAAACTGTTCAAACTAAACTGAATATCAAACTGAACCGGCCAAATCGAATTTTTATTACGggtttattttatactaaaccAATCTCAACGATTCAGTTTGTCGGTTTAATGTCACTGAAACCGTTCAAACCGgtcaaatattaaaaagtaatgTTTAATTAAGACGAATAGAACCTAAACCGGTGATTAAGGTTGACAATTTTAGACCCGACACGAAAACACGATCTGATCCGAACCGAACACAAAAAATCAGGTTAGGGTTATGTATTTTTTGTTCGGGTCAAACTTTTAGTCGACTTGTTTAACCTAGTTAATAAACAGGTCAAAATTGGGGTCGGCCTGATATAACCAAAAGTAGATTCGATAAACCtgtttataagttttttttgttgaattttgtgttattattttatattcactcactatttttttataaaaaattataaccgAATTTGTGAGttaactttatttttgttttgtattgatgtcattttaatttgaaatagaaatATGTGAATTAATTACATCAGGTTTGGTTCGAGTTGAGTTAGGTAAATCGGATCAAACGAGTCAAGTTCAAGTCTGGAAACTTGACAACCCAAACCTGGCAACTTGACAAATGACTCAATTGTCACACCTATCAGTACTGATGATGAGTAATGTATTATAAATGTTAGGTTATAACATAactttaaactaataataatgagaaaatataaTGAAGTTAAAGACTTGTTAgtaaactataaaaaatattaattttttttagtgaagCATGATCCCACCTTAACCTAAGACGTTATGAGACGTTATGAGAATAAATCTCTTGACCTTTGGTCTATTAAGAATCACTCTTACACTTGAACTACCTTATTGggttatcaaaaatattaattattagtagtatacaaatttaattttaaaattgttgacacatttttagtaaaaaaattcatagtataatgattttgtgttttgaaaattatgataaCGATTCATGAATTATGTTACCGGATcgtatttataatatttgtatttgttcatataaatgaaaataagtatgaatggttattgatatatatttttaatatattttaataaatttgtcaaTTGACCAAACCGATAAAACCGACCAAATCGATCTTCTAACCGTTCAAACTGAATCGATCAAACCTATAAATCGACGGTTTGAAATTTAGTAAGCTGACGTCAACGAATTAGATGTGTATTTCGTTTAATAAATCGACCAAACTGAATCGCATTCCcttagttaaattagtgatataaatttttttatttatttataaataccatgtagataataaattaacagCGTTAAAATCGATAAAGATATAACCtcgttttgtataattttaataataataagtcatAAATCGTAACGTTGAAAAGAAGATGTCTGAAATTTCAAATagtagataatattttaaaatataacttaattataatattatataacacatatattataaattcatctcttaattagaatatgtattaacattataattaaccaattaaactaatttatttttattatttattatataaaactattatatttatttaatataatttaaaatatacataatcaaataaaaagtgaaAGCAAAGTTATTTTTTACACTTAAAATACCTTACactttttgaattttatgtaaGTATGGAGGtaggttattaaataatagtttatgtAAGTATGGAGGTAGGGTATTAATTAATTgactattattttaaacatttcttCTTAGGCCTGGTGTGTAATGAAAGTCTAAATTCAAAATTCAGttaataattacaaaacaataacattataatatgataaataaatagacTATGacataatatgataaataaatagacTATGACAATAATAAATGAGATGAAAAAAAAGGGAAGTAGTAGCTAAAGACAACTATTATTAGTTTCTCTCttacaaatttatgtttttaaatataatttacaaactaatcttattttaaataaattacaaaaatattcaCTATAATCTTGAATTATTATCTAAAAGTAAACTGGATAgttattaaaaaactattaaatcaaatagataaaatttatttacaacttaattttagtatttttttttttattaagggtGTGATTCTTATAAAAtctttaaagaaataaaaactattcaAGAATTAGTAATCTCACTTGTTTATGGATTAAGAATTAATAATACCAATTATTTATAaccacaaaattatatatataaataatacttaGATAGGGATGAAATTTAATTGGCACCTCGCATACAGCATactctcaacaaaaaaaaaaaatacaaatagaCAACATTATTTTTACTCAAagtttattttatcataaaattgaCAGTTTAATaacactatttatttattaaatattttattaagatataaaaaattcactttaaaaaatattaaaacaaaaagcttaattttttaaactttggCCGGCATGTTGCCTGAAATCTTGCCAATCCAACGcgtttaatgtatttatttaggtATTTCTAGACATGTGCCCtggattttattatttttcaaagatttttataaagataataataatttatttttgtttgaatttttcagAGTAAGTATACATTCTCAGTTACTTCAATTTAAGATTAAGATACtcaaaacttttaattatttgaaatcattatttaaaCACAACAATTAAGAATTTActtgaaattataataatttaatttacaaaaatattattattat from Impatiens glandulifera chromosome 5, dImpGla2.1, whole genome shotgun sequence includes:
- the LOC124939436 gene encoding protein phosphatase 2C 70-like, with amino-acid sequence MEKTVLYGIIVGGFILLMLLLILFLVLLACKPWRFFSRSSRTRTIKASSPPIGDDIERPLVSDDLRLPQYHQRNDFDGNYTLLGGNQATDNHVSSLHSDKVSKQVASATSQLSQSGSFILDVISESSDDGINATLRRPLVANRLAEEQNRVKKEGQIPESKLSGNASIKESGSRGFIGSNLTLEAISGPSRGLNSSIKSTNSSRLPLTLGRVAPSEILLKDSEISGKHAMINWNSNKFKWELVDLGSLNGTFLNSLSIHHPDSESRQWGDPVELGNGDIITFGTSTKVLVQITSEIECQKPFGLGVASDPMSARRGGKKLPMEDVCYYRWPLAGADQFGVFGICDGHGGESAAVSASKLLPEKVSSILSDPFRRQRVLSQGDASDVLRDAFSQTEACLDHYYEGCTATLLLVWADDRENYFAQCANVGDSACIIKYVVSSNNYFFLSESNMFGIKGVVGWDTLEISPSSNALPSDDSIGSLSGKSLLKRPKISCSIPIKDALKVEVGGGGHDYGKLINGGSIHWFKKHLADVKGEIATFTKIVNLNELDSGEKDEWNSIDVSIEGNEMIVDVGDDFGATDFGEWCKRFTNN